From the genome of Spartobacteria bacterium:
ACACAGAAGGGCGCACCGGTATAATCACTGAGATAATGAACCGCCAGCTGCGCAAATCCCCTGGGTGCATTTAATCCCGTGCCCACAGCAGTTCCGCCCAGCGGTAATTCCAGAATGTCGTTCAGTACCCAGTTAATGTGAAGAATGACTTTCTCCAGCTGCGCTACATACCCTGAAAATTCCTGTCCCAACGTGAGCGGCACCGCATCTTGCAGGTGCGTTCGTCCAATTTTAACGATCGATGAAAATTCGCTGCGCTTTTTGTCCAGTGCCGCTGCCAAATCCGACATCGCCGGTAATAATTCGTTGTGCGCTTTCAGCCACGCCGCGACGTGCATCGCCGCCGGAAAGGTGTCGTTGGAAGATTGCGACGCATTGACATCGTTGTTCGGATGAACCGGACTCTTGCTGCCCATTTCGCCGCCCGCCAATTGAATGGCACGATTGGCAATCACTTCGTTGACATTCATATTCGTCTGCGTTCCACTGCCGGTCTGCCAGATTTTCAATGGAAAATGTTCATCCAGTGCCCCCGATGCGACGTCATCGGCTGCCTGCGCAATCCAGTCCGCTTTTTCCCCGCTCAGTTTTCCCAGATCCCGATTCGCCATTGCCGCCGCTTTTTTAATCTGTCCATACGCGTGGATAACGTCCAGCGGCATGCATTCACCGCTAATATCAAAGAAATGCAGTGATCGCTGTGTCTGAGCACCCCAGTACTTATCTGCAGGCACCTTTACCTCGCCCATAGTATCGGTTTCGATACGAAAGTCTTTCATGTCATATCCTTCTTTTCCCAAAATAAAGTAATCTCCAAGAAGT
Proteins encoded in this window:
- the fumC gene encoding class II fumarate hydratase; its protein translation is MKDFRIETDTMGEVKVPADKYWGAQTQRSLHFFDISGECMPLDVIHAYGQIKKAAAMANRDLGKLSGEKADWIAQAADDVASGALDEHFPLKIWQTGSGTQTNMNVNEVIANRAIQLAGGEMGSKSPVHPNNDVNASQSSNDTFPAAMHVAAWLKAHNELLPAMSDLAAALDKKRSEFSSIVKIGRTHLQDAVPLTLGQEFSGYVAQLEKVILHINWVLNDILELPLGGTAVGTGLNAPRGFAQLAVHYLSDYTGAPFCVMPNAFAGLAAHDGLVALSGSLKSAAVCLMKIANDLRWLSSGPRCGLGELSLPENEPGSSIMPGKVNPTQCEAMTMVAVQVMGNDTAVAMAGSQGNFELNVYKPVIIYNVLQSITLLTDCCRSFRQFAVEGLRANEVRIAHFVDDSLMLVTALNTRLGYDVSASIAKHAFSQQLSLKEACVQLGHLTAEEYDMAVRPEQMTEQQ